Proteins found in one Kluyveromyces marxianus DMKU3-1042 DNA, complete genome, chromosome 2 genomic segment:
- the SPC110 gene encoding Spc110p, whose product METPHVDRMKDYEFTPIGYVDERRRRGSDPSEKGLKRSLEPATEERLTENKRLRNPSFADETFNSTRLFNDTSFDETIPEAIVQERRPNTRKTLSGDLLMKDDEASDKLTSNPLKETESSLKKLQLENYNLRIKCTSLLKFLNNISDDGKIMKNLEILDELHDLKFRHQQLTQEYRELQKKYDALEDQNENREHQENDEELIDLKETNKRLQEELNSSKQELEDTLETLHQSKDKIASLEEKISRLNSERSEIENQHKMKVDLLQSKINEVTTSLNLKERECDHLNEKVSTLVAQLQEFDHQSGSLLDLQSTMDSKNEAIRNLESQLQRNERQRQSLEKEVNLLQDELNSLRETQNRIIEHKDKQIKQLTESVSSNDSERLRQINELSSERDSLLEANRRLQFSENDLKESVKSLQSQLSSCQEELKNLQDKHRQKVDELLKSKAKYTSDEMESLRQELLEMRKNNDLLKNENNSLSSRLDNLIRQSPSRKSVEVELLKKNNEIRALHSSIKDLEQELGNATTTISNLKDNHRREIERIRREADVATKATITGTSPVNNVTMSDHEERAKLQNKISMLQMEYESIKDTKEKELAMWKRKYETIQRTNEELLQEKEGQNRYLSGALREKDKEISELQSRYNNILAERTSMLNDLSKVKHHKEDYKIQLKKTQSRLEYITKEFVKLKETSKTAPISDESKELLNSKWFTKYQTMKGKFLDELKSLQDENLELQKTLLKQKNDSNTKASGNVGSYDNASSTGTLQDEIDYYRLKYTIAIKKQNDLRVMNEYLNKVLKASSQHVKLDILKLENEVPNYNPYADISFYNLPIPRTRKRRLRFKTVALLVLSCVRMKSAMNAVTWDKQRLEYLKRKIIMSQDRISW is encoded by the coding sequence ATGGAGACCCCGCACGTAGATAGGATGAAAGACTACGAGTTCACACCCATAGGGTATGTGGATGAGCGAAGAAGGCGTGGTAGTGATCCTTCGGAAAAAGGACTTAAAAGATCACTTGAGCCAGCTACTGAGGAAAGGTTGACTGAGAATAAGCGCTTGCGTAATCCAAGTTTTGCTGATGAAACTTTTAATTCAACAAGGTTGTTTAATGATACCTCTTTTGATGAAACCATACCGGAGGCTATTGTTCAAGAGCGCAGACCAAATACGAGAAAAACGCTCTCTGGAGATTTACTAATGAAAGATGACGAAGCGAGTGATAAACTCACCTCAAATCCCTTAAAAGAAACCGAGAGTagcttgaagaagttgcaGTTGGAAAACTATAATTTGAGGATCAAATGTACAAGCTTGCTTaaatttttgaataatatatCCGATGACGGTAAAATTATGAAGAATTTAGAAATCTTGGACGAACTTCACGATCTAAAGTTCAGGCACCAACAACTGACACAGGAATATAGAGAACTTCAGAAAAAATACGACGCTCTTGAAGATCAAAATGAGAATCGTGAACATCAGGAGAATGACGAAGAGCTAATAGATTTAAAGGAGACAAATAAAAgattacaagaagaactaaaTTCTTCTAAACAAGAGCTTGAAGATACATTAGAAACCTTGCATCAGTCAAAAGACAAGATAGCCTCTTTGGAGGAGAAAATATCAAGATTGAACTCCGAAAGGagtgaaattgaaaaccaGCATAAAATGAAAGTTGATTTACTTCAAAGTAAGATCAACGAGGTAACAACCTCTCTtaatttgaaagaaagagagtgCGATCATTTAAATGAAAAAGTATCTACTTTAGTTGCTCAGCTTCAGGAATTCGACCATCAAAGTGGCAGTCTTTTAGATTTACAGTCGACTATGGATTCTAAAAATGAAGCAATAAGAAATCTTGAATCACAGTTACAAAGGAACGAACGCCAAAGACAATCTctagaaaaagaagtcaatcttcttcaagatgaGCTAAACTCCTTGAGAGAAACTCAGAATAGAATCATTGAGCACAAAGATAAACAAATTAAGCAGTTAACGGAGAGTGTCTCATCAAATGATTCCGAAAGGCTGAGACAGATCAATGAACTATCTTCGGAAAGAGATAGCTTGCTGGAAGCAAACAGAAGACTTCAATTTTCGGAAAATGACCTCAAAGAGTCAGTAAAATCGCTTCAATCGCAATTAAGTTCATgtcaagaagaactaaAAAATCTTCAGGACAAACACAGACAAAAAGTGGATGAACTACTGAAAAGCAAGGCAAAATACACATCAGATGAGATGGAATCTTTAAGACAAGAACTTCTCGAAATGAGAAAAAACAATGACCTtttaaaaaatgaaaacaattcATTGTCTAGCAGATTAGATAATTTGATTCGTCAATCTCCTTCGAGAAAGTCTGTAGAGGTAGAACTTctcaaaaagaacaacgaAATTAGGGCTCTTCACTCTTCTATTAAAGATTTGGAACAAGAGCTTGGTAATGCAACAACCACTATATCCAATTTAAAAGATAATCACAGAAGAGAAATTGAGAGGATACGAAGAGAAGCAGATGTTGCTACTAAAGCTACCATTACCGGTACATCACCTGTAAATAATGTAACCATGAGCGATCATGAAGAAAGGGCAAAGCtgcaaaataaaatcagTATGTTGCAAATGGAGTATGAATCAATCAAGGATACgaaggaaaaagagttAGCCATGTGGAAGCGGAAATATGAAACAATTCAACGCACTAATGAAGAACTCCTTcaggaaaaagaaggtcAGAACCGCTATCTGTCTGGTGCCTTAAGagaaaaagacaaagaaatTTCAGAATTACAATCAAGGTATAACAACATACTAGCAGAGAGAACTTCAATGTTGAATGACCTTTCTAAAGTAAAGCATCATAAGGAAGACTATAAAAtccaattgaaaaagacTCAATCGAGGTTAGAATATataacaaaagaatttgttAAACTCAAGGAAACCTCTAAAACAGCACCCATCTCAGATGAATCAAAAGAACTACTAAATAGCAAGTGGTTTACCAAATACCAGACAATGAAGGGAAAGTTTTTGGATGAATTAAAGAGCTTACAAGATGAGAACCTTGAGTTACAGAAGACTcttttgaaacaaaagaatgACTCTAATACGAAGGCAAGTGGAAATGTTGGCTCGTACGATAATGCAAGCAGTACGGGTACTTTACAGGATGAAATTGATTATTACCGGTTGAAGTATACAATTGCAattaaaaaacaaaatgacTTACGAGTCATGAACGAGTATCTGAATAAAGTGTTAAAAGCAAGTTCACAACACGTAAAGCTAGATATTCTGAAACTAGAAAACGAGGTTCCCAACTACAATCCATATGCCGACATCTCATTTTATAACTTGCCAATTCCTAGGAccagaaaaagaaggctCAGATTCAAGACTGTCGCACTTCTCGTGTTATCCTGTGTAAGAATGAAGAGTGCTATGAATGCAGTCACGTGGGACAAACAACGCTtagaatatttgaaaagaaagattatTATGAGCCAAGATAGAATATCATGGTAG
- the HIF1 gene encoding Hif1p → MTDKIQELLTEGSKQYASENFELAVDAYAEVNELHDAENDSPNPDYLFLYGKALYQLALSKSDVFGMGSGVTKQGNLEEEAEEGSSGPGLVMLGEEEEEEEEAEEEEEEEEEEEEEEEEEEEEEAEEGKEVEQKAQGEEEGEDEEEQHDHANCQGHCHGEEKDDFENAWEILELARSFYEINLNNNPDDDTKLKLADCYDLLGEVSLENENFQQASQDFEQCLKLRKELHESKDPTDRSIIESHYKISLAYEFDPENFEKCKANLVKCIELLKKRCETVDKENDDQKDLLKELQAKLKDLEDSEAQMQTLKNDLLSTIHSVTASSSSKDAPVNDLTSKIVKKRKANSDKSDADRNKQAKK, encoded by the coding sequence ATGACTGACAAAATACAAGAATTACTAACCGAGGGTTCCAAACAGTATGCAAGTGAGAATTTCGAGCTAGCAGTCGATGCTTATGCGGAAGTTAATGAGTTGCACGATGCAGAGAATGATAGTCCCAACCCAgattatttgtttttgtaCGGTAAGGCTTTGTATCAGTTAGCATTGAGCAAATCAGACGTGTTTGGTATGGGATCTGGGGTTACGAAGCAAGGCAATTTAGAAGAGGAGGCAGAAGAAGGCTCTAGTGGACCTGGTTTAGTAATGCttggtgaagaagaggaagaagaggaagaagcagaggaagaggaagaagaggaagaagaagaggaagaggaagaggaagaggaagaggaagaggaagcGGAAGAGGGAAAAGAAGTGGAGCAAAAAGCACAAGGAGAAGAGGAGGGAGAGGATGAAGAGGAGCAGCACGATCATGCCAATTGTCAAGGCCACTGTcatggagaagaaaaagatgattttgaaaatgcTTGGGAGATTCTTGAACTCGCTAGATCCTTCTATGAAATCAATTTAAACAATAACCCAGATGACGACACTAAGTTGAAATTGGCCGATTGTTATGACTTGCTAGGAGAAGTGTCacttgaaaatgaaaacttCCAGCAAGCTAGTCAAGATTTCGAACAGTGCTTGAAGCTTAGAAAGGAATTACACGAATCTAAAGATCCCACTGATAGATCAATCATTGAATCTCACTACAAAATTTCATTGGCGTATGAGTTTGATCCCGAAAACTTCGAAAAGTGTAAAGCTAACCTAGTTAAATGTATTGAACTTCTTAAGAAAAGATGTGAAACAGTTGACAAGGAGAATGACGACCAGAAGgacttgttgaaagaattgCAGGCTAAGCTAAAAGACCTAGAAGATTCGGAGGCTCAAATGCAAACCTTGAAAAACGACTTATTGTCCACGATTCATTCGGTAACTGCGTCAAGTTCATCAAAAGATGCCCCCGTAAACGACTTGACTTCTAAGATTGTGAAGAAACGAAAGGCAAACAGTGACAAATCAGATGCTGACAGAAACAAGCAGGCTAAAAAGTAA
- the POM33 gene encoding nucleoporin POM33, with protein MSSNVGSSTPTSRFLALAKTTKFTWFLGHFLVVLSSTFYWLSFRVTSLTEVWYRLIFVGALESFGVLVYQSYGKYFKKKTEATKSEKQADDAIQLRLLFRDENVLYLLLSTTWLVLSPRIAVATVPFFIISLFHVLTYTVNDFASNVLLVNDVKSHPYLKFIDSLVTQNHENSLNAICNSEILCLFYNILRLLTFRSRSLITLAAIFLFVGFKCQCSAHMKRAVAKLEVRLDGLIAHPSVPPTVKSRYTSIKLFIRRYFVTATSTAPVQEKKST; from the coding sequence ATGAGTTCAAACGTTGGATCAAGCACTCCTACTAGCAGGTTTTTGGCCCTTGCGAAAACTACGAAGTTCACATGGTTTTTGGGACATTTTTTGGTAGTATTAAGTTCAACCTTCTACTGGCTCTCTTTCAGAGTTACGTCACTTACTGAAGTGTGGTATAGGCTCATCTTTGTTGGAGCCCTTGAGTCATTTGGGGTGTTAGTGTACCAATCTTACGGCaaatacttcaagaaaaaaaccGAAGCGACCAAATCAGAGAAGCAGGCCGACGACGCAATCCAATTACGTCTCTTATTCCGTGATGAGAACGTACTTTACCTACTACTTTCTACTACTTGGTTGGTATTATCGCCAAGAATCGCAGTTGCCACCGTGccttttttcatcatttccCTATTTCATGTGTTAACATACACAGTGAACGATTTTGCATCCAATGTGTTGTTAGTGAACGATGTCAAGAGTCATCCATACCTTAAGTTCATCGACTCTTTGGTAACCCAAAACCACGAGAACTCCCTAAATGCAATCTGCAACTCGGAAATACTCTGTCTCTTCTACAACATACTTAGATTATTGACTTTCAGGTCCCGGTCTCTCATCACATTGGCTGCCATCTTCCTATTCGTCGGCTTTAAATGTCAATGCTCTGCTCATATGAAGAGAGCCGTCGCCAAGTTAGAGGTTCGCCTGGATGGATTAATCGCTCATCCTTCCGTCCCACCTACGGTTAAGTCCAGATACACTAGCATCAAGCTGTTCATTAGACGCTATTTTGTTACTGCTACATCCACTGCTCCTgtccaagaaaagaaatccACTTAA
- the EFM2 gene encoding S-adenosylmethionine-dependent methyltransferase, translated as MVDLFDPLDFISTDHNRRPSHDILDDAQQIQEHLNHEANTDATSLKESDNDYDDIPIQPMDLPYIQYASSTVILTVLKLLQPEIQVNFKSTHLNPSDSWEKVCKEKDITENMMQETLNYFLQWGNQHLQSYSQICSKIPSLLYSRSFDFEMLNYFTSIISKYDSHPDDEIVSQILQHASLRISERCGRTAQPSMTRVFLIDGLDTEIKLHEPALTSDNLGLKTWGSSLVLSKKIINIPTAKRVLELGSGTGLVGITYALSHKNSTIFLTDLPEIVPNLQKNIELNKLNDVHGKVLDWTDPSSFTQEFGTEPFDVILIADPIYSPQHPTWVVNMIDKFLSECGKAYLEIPIRPKYEAERLLLWRLLEERNLAVVKEIHDEGKDDWGNVEYLYKEIIRVTK; from the coding sequence ATGGTCGACCTTTTCGATCCATTGGATTTCATTAGTACAGATCACAATCGTAGGCCATCACACGATATTCTAGACGATGCCCAACAGATACAAGAACATTTGAACCACGAAGCAAACACCGATGCGACAAGTCTTAAAGAGAGTGATaatgattatgatgatattcCAATACAACCTATGGACCTTCCATACATTCAATATGCATCTTCCACGGTTATACTGACAGTACTAAAGCTATTACAACCAGAAATACAGGTTAACTTTAAATCTACACACCTCAACCCAAGCGATTCATGGGAGAAAGTCtgtaaagaaaaggatatAACAGAAAATATGATGCAAGAAACATTAaattattttcttcaatgggGCAACCAACATCTTCAGTCGTACTCCCAGATTTGCTCTAAGATACCTTCGCTTCTTTACAGTAGATCTTTTGATTTCGAAATGCTGAATTATTTTACCTCCATTATATCAAAGTACGATTCTCATCCGGATGATGAAATAGTATCGCAAATTTTACAGCATGCAAGTCTACGGATTTCTGAACGTTGTGGGAGGACGGCTCAACCCTCTATGACCAGAGTTTTTTTAATTGATGGACTCGACACCGAGATAAAATTGCATGAACCAGCCTTGACTTCGGATAACTTGGGTTTGAAGACATGGGGATCATCCCTTGTTTTATCTAAAAAGATCATAAATATCCCAACTGCTAAGAGAGTTCTTGAACTAGGTTCAGGAACTGGGCTTGTGGGTATAACATATGCCCTTTCTCATAAGAATTCCACCATTTTTCTTACTGATCTTCCTGAAATTGTTCCAAAtctacaaaaaaatatagagTTAAACAAACTAAATGATGTGCATGGAAAAGTTTTAGATTGGACTGATCCTTCTTCATTTACACAAGAGTTTGGGACTGAGCCATTTGATGTAATATTAATCGCGGATCCAATTTATTCCCCGCAACATCCTACCTGGGTAGTTAATATGATTGACAAATTCCTTTCAGAGTGTGGCAAGGCTTACCTAGAGATCCCAATTAGACCCAAATATGAAGCTGAGCGTCTCTTGTTATGGAGATTACTAGAGGAACGAAATTTGGCTGTagttaaagaaattcatGATGAGGGTAAAGACGATTGGGGAAATGTTGAATATTTGTATAAAGAGATAATACGTGTAACTAAGTAG
- the TRP4 gene encoding anthranilate phosphoribosyltransferase, with protein sequence MLFPQINLWAKDDSCIQTTQHPLSNQAVNQPMKLADCTKKLLQQPPVLTPGELHDAIVYTIEALSKDSSENTMVPIACFFTALRATGLDHKAEYIASAASAVLQFSSVVDSSQLLKASTNDEISIIDIVGTGGDGQNTFNVSTSSAIVASGIPGIKVCKHGGKASTSNSGAGDLINVLGCDSSKVTASTLPQIWNDNSFTFLLAPYFHDGMKHVALLRKLMGIPTIFNVLGPLLHPVSHVQKRVLGVFSKQLAPEYAKAAKIIYPSSETFVVFGEVGLDEVSPIGDTLVWHVKPSEEEIEVFRVNPSDFGLQEHPLSECPSLGPHKNADILYQQILAGKFKKGDNSIYDYILLNTALLYCLSSGTKDWKSGVQAAEQSIHSGAAKRSLDHFVQSVAAL encoded by the coding sequence ATGCTGTTCCCACAAATCAACCTTTGGGCAAAAGATGATTCATGTATACAAACTACACAGCATCCATTGTCGAATCAAGCAGTAAATCAACCAATGAAGCTTGCTGACTGTACTAAAAAGCTTTTACAGCAACCACCGGTCTTAACGCCAGGTGAATTGCACGATGCTATCGTTTACACTATAGAGGCACTTTCAAAGGACTCGAGTGAAAATACCATGGTTCCCATTGCATGTTTCTTCACAGCGCTCAGGGCCACAGGGCTTGATCACAAGGCAGAATACATTGCATCCGCTGCATCGGCAGTTCTTCAGTTCTCGTCTGTCGTCGATTCTTCACAATTGTTAAAAGCATCAACTAATGATGAGATATCCATCATAGATATCGTCGGAACGGGCGGGGACGGCCAGAATACGTTCAACGTATCCACCTCGTCTGCCATTGTGGCTTCTGGTATTCCTGGGATCAAGGTGTGCAAGCATGGTGGGAAAGCGTCGACGTCGAACTCCGGCGCTGGTGACTTGATTAACGTTTTAGGATGCGACTCATCAAAAGTTACTGCATCGACACTGCCCCAAATTTGGAACGATAACTCGTTTACCTTCTTGTTGGCTCCATACTTTCACGACGGTATGAAACATGTAGCGTTGCTACGGAAATTGATGGGGATTCCTACCATTTTCAACGTCTTAGGACCGCTCTTACATCCAGTGTCTCATGTGCAGAAACGCGTCCTTGGCGTTTTCTCTAAACAACTAGCTCCAGAATACGCAAAGGCTGCAAAGATTATCTATCCATCTAGCGAAACTTTTGTTGTATTCGGAGAAGTTGGGCTTGATGAAGTGTCGCCCATTGGCGATACTCTTGTCTGGCATGTCAAGCCAAGTGAAGAGGAAATCGAAGTTTTCCGCGTGAATCCATCTGATTTCGGACTACAGGAACATCCTCTCTCGGAGTGTCCATCGCTGGGACCTCACAAAAATGCAGATATTCTCTACCAACAGATACTAGCGGGTAAATTCAAGAAAGGTGATAATTCTATCTACGATTATATTCTGCTCAACACTGCGCTGTTGTACTGTTTAAGTAGCGGCACCAAAGATTGGAAATCAGGTGTCCAAGCGGCTGAACAAAGTATCCACTCAGGAGCAGCAAAGAGATCACTAGACCATTTTGTTCAGTCTGTGGCTGCTTTATAA